The sequence ATTGGGCCAGTCAATCCAATTATGAAATACCTTTGGGTTCATCATTCAGTCCATCATTTTAAAGACGACCATCGTGCGTACGGCGTGTCGTCGCCCTTGTGGGACTGGGTTTTCCAGTCGATGCCGACCAAAGAACAAACCAATTTTAAATAGTACTGCAAATACAAAACCGCTTTAATAAAATAACACGATGACAAAACTCTTTTTGATCAAAGCTGATTTCACAGATCCGAATGCCGACACTGAAGGCAAGCGTTACTTTTGCCCCTCTTGCGCTACCGTTAAGGGAGCGTTGAGTTACTACCCCGAGCTGGAAGAAAAGCTGGACGTCGAGTATGTCGATTTCAAACGGCCCCGCCCAGCAATTATCGACTTGATTGGTGAAGAAAACCAAAGTTGCCCGGTTCTGATTCTCGACGAGGGTGCCAAACCAGTTTCCGGAAACATCGAAGTGAAATCCGCTAATGGTAAACTGTTTATCAATGAAACCGACGACATTTTAAAATATCTCTCGGAAACATTCGGCATCGGATATCCGCACTAATAAGTTAAAGGACAGCCACCAAATAAAAGAGCCGCATCCTTCGGGATACGGCTCTTTTCTGTATAATTTTCAACGCTCTATGCAATGTTGGTGAAGACGTGCTGCACATCGTCATCTTCTTCGATCTTGTCCAGCAGTTTTTCAATGTCTTCCAATTGTTCGTCGGTAAATTCAACCGGAGTGGTAGGAATACGCTTCAAAATTGCTTTTGTAACATCAATTCCTTTATCTTCCAGCGCTTTCGACAATGTTCCGAAACTGGTGTAATCGCCGGTTGCGTAAACAACGCCTTCTTCCTCTTCAATTTCTTCCAAGCCGGCATCAATCAATTCAAACTCGAGCTCTTCAATATCAATCGCGTCGGTTTTTTCGAATTCGAAAACAGCTTTACGCGAAAACATAAACTCAAGTGAGCCAGTTGGCACCAAGCCACCACCCGACTTGTTGAAATATGATTTCACGTTGGCAACTGTACGCGTTGTGTTGTCGGTAGCACATTCCACAAAAACCAAAACGCCATGAGGACCTTTTCCCTCGTAGTTAACTTCAGTATAATCCGAGGCATCTTTACCCGCCGCACGCTTGATGGCCGAGTCGATGTTGTCTTTCGGCATGTTCTGAGCTTTGGCGTTCTGAATTGCAGTACGCAACTTCGCATTCATGTCCGGATCTTGTCCGCCTTCTTTGGCAGCCATGGTAATGGCTCTCGATAATTTTGGAAAAATTCGGGACATATGGCCCCAACGTTTTTCTTTTGCAGCCCGGCGGTATTCAAATGCTCTTCCCACGGTGATATATTATTTAAAGTGAATGACTTTTTTAACGGTGCAAAAATAAAAAATACTTCCTAGTCACAGACAATTTTTCCATTAAAATCGAGTCTGAGTACCCGCTTCTTTGGAATCGTAAAATAGAAATCGGATCCTGCACCATATTCGCTTGAGAACCAAATGATCCCTCCCATCTTTTCAACCAGCTTTTTCGATAGCGGTAAACCAAGCCCGATCCCCCGTTCCAAAACATTTGATCGGTTTTGTCCCTTCACGAAGGGTTCGAAAATAGTTGCCTGATCTTCCTGCTTTATTCCGGCTCCGGTATCCTTCACCCAAAATACCAATTGATGCTCTTCTTCCCGCACTCCATATAAAACTTCTCCGTCTTCGGTGTAGCGTAAGGCATTGGATATCAACAAACGCAAAATTTGTTTGATCCTGTTTTGATCGATACTCTGAATATTGGATTTGAGGTATAACTCATACTTCAATTCGACGGCTCCGGACTTCTCGTCCAATATAATGTGACTAACGTAATCTTCAATCTCCTTAAACGTATTTTCAAGATCGACGTCTGTGCGCCGGATTATCAGTTCATCAACATTCAATTTCGAATAATCGACAATGTCTTCCAGCAAATGCAGCAAGGTGCGGCCATTCAGGTCAATCAGCTTATGAATTTCATCCAAATCCTCTCGCGAATACTCTTCTTCAGCGATCATTGTCGTAAAACCGGCAATCACATTTAAAGGTGTACGCACTTCGTGTGATAGATTCGCCAAAAAGGCTGCTTTCAGTTCGTCGGCTTGTTTCGCACGCTGGTATTGCGTGATGTAATTTTTCTTGATGTAATGGACCAACGCAAAAATAACAAGCAGGGTTAAACCGGTCCCCATGTAAGCATTAACGACTCTTGTTTCTTCACTGCTGCTGTGATTCAGGAACTGCGGAAAACTGAATTCCAGGTAGAATAAAATTCCCAGGTTTACAGCCATCAGTAACAATAGAAACTTCATATATTTTTCATGCCAAATCAGCATAAAAAAGATATAAACACCGATAATCAGCGCAAGAGAAGGGCCTTCGGAACCGAAACTCCAGTACCAGCCGAGGTTGTAAAACAAAACCGACAGTATTGAAATAAACTGAATGATGCGCTGATGAAAATGCCCGGCCCTGGCAATACCAAAACAGGTATAAGCAACCACAGCAAACACACCGGTGAGTACTCCCATTTGCTTTAAACCGATACAAAAATTACAAATGGACGAAATACTTAAAATTACAGCAA is a genomic window of Mangrovibacterium diazotrophicum containing:
- a CDS encoding DUF3088 domain-containing protein — encoded protein: MTKLFLIKADFTDPNADTEGKRYFCPSCATVKGALSYYPELEEKLDVEYVDFKRPRPAIIDLIGEENQSCPVLILDEGAKPVSGNIEVKSANGKLFINETDDILKYLSETFGIGYPH
- a CDS encoding YebC/PmpR family DNA-binding transcriptional regulator, whose protein sequence is MGRAFEYRRAAKEKRWGHMSRIFPKLSRAITMAAKEGGQDPDMNAKLRTAIQNAKAQNMPKDNIDSAIKRAAGKDASDYTEVNYEGKGPHGVLVFVECATDNTTRTVANVKSYFNKSGGGLVPTGSLEFMFSRKAVFEFEKTDAIDIEELEFELIDAGLEEIEEEEGVVYATGDYTSFGTLSKALEDKGIDVTKAILKRIPTTPVEFTDEQLEDIEKLLDKIEEDDDVQHVFTNIA
- a CDS encoding sensor histidine kinase is translated as MGVLTGVFAVVAYTCFGIARAGHFHQRIIQFISILSVLFYNLGWYWSFGSEGPSLALIIGVYIFFMLIWHEKYMKFLLLLMAVNLGILFYLEFSFPQFLNHSSSEETRVVNAYMGTGLTLLVIFALVHYIKKNYITQYQRAKQADELKAAFLANLSHEVRTPLNVIAGFTTMIAEEEYSREDLDEIHKLIDLNGRTLLHLLEDIVDYSKLNVDELIIRRTDVDLENTFKEIEDYVSHIILDEKSGAVELKYELYLKSNIQSIDQNRIKQILRLLISNALRYTEDGEVLYGVREEEHQLVFWVKDTGAGIKQEDQATIFEPFVKGQNRSNVLERGIGLGLPLSKKLVEKMGGIIWFSSEYGAGSDFYFTIPKKRVLRLDFNGKIVCD